In the Mytilus trossulus isolate FHL-02 chromosome 1, PNRI_Mtr1.1.1.hap1, whole genome shotgun sequence genome, one interval contains:
- the LOC134712548 gene encoding alpha-L-fucosidase-like, whose amino-acid sequence MNLNMAALYLFLLFYCTLSTFGQRYQPTWESLESRPLPDWYDEAKLGIFMHWGVFSVPSYSAVWFWNYWKNGHRDIVNFMKRNYRPDFTYADFAADFKAEFYDPKRWAATLEASGAKYVVLVSKHHEGFTNWPSNYSWNWNSYDVGPHRDLVGELADAIRNTTNLRFGLYHSLLEWYNPLYLRDKANNFTTQDFVKFKSMPELYELVNRYKPEVVWSDGEWEAPDTYWTSKEFLAWLYNDSPVKDTVVTNDRWGKGDMCHHGGYFTCHDKYLPTTLQKRKFENAWTIDKNHWGFRRDARIEDFYSTRELIATFAQTVSCGGNMLMNVGPTSYGTIQPVYEERLLQFGKWMKINGEAIYSSKPWTVQQDNATQACWYTMKKTETATNVYAIILDWPDTNYLYLKAPITSSSTLITMLGYQDYNFSYSKVQPSGVNITLPNISFAKIPSTDAWVFKMTDIAN is encoded by the coding sequence ATGAATTTAAACATGGCTGCTCTATATTTGTTCCTGCTATTTTATTGCACTTTGTCAACGTTCGGCCAGAGATATCAACCAACCTGGGAATCTCTGGAAAGCCGACCCCTTCCGGACTGGTACGACGAAGCAAAGCTTGGCATATTTATGCACTGGGGAGTTTTCTCTGTTCCTAGTTACAGTGCAGTATGGTTCTGGAATTATTGGAAAAATGGACACCGAGACATTGTCAACTTTATGAAGCGGAACTATCGTCCTGATTTTACATATGCCGACTTTGCAGCAGACTTCAAAGCAGAATTTTATGATCCTAAAAGATGGGCTGCAACGCTAGAAGCCTCTGGAGCTAAATATGTTGTTTTAGTTTCTAAACATCACGAAGGATTTACCAATTGGCCGTCTAATTATTCTTGGAACTGGAATTCTTATGACGTTGGTCCACACAGGGACCTGGTAGGGGAACTGGCCGATGCTATTCGCAATACAACAAATCTGCGATTTGGACTGTATCATTCTCTGTTAGAATGGTATAACCCACTATATCTTAGAGACAAAGCAAACAATTTTACAACACAAgattttgtgaaatttaaatCCATGCCAGAACTATATGAGCTTGTGAATAGATATAAACCCGAAGTAGTTTGGTCGGACGGGGAGTGGGAAGCACCGGACACTTATTGGACGTCAAAGGAATTCTTAGCTTGGCTGTACAATGACAGTCCAGTGAAGGACACGGTTGTCACTAATGACCGCTGGGGCAAAGGTGACATGTGTCATCATGGTGGGTACTTCACGTGCCATGATAAATATCTTCCTACAACTCTCCAGAAAAGAAAGTTCGAAAATGCATGGACAATAGACAAAAACCATTGGGGGTTCCGACGAGATGCACGAATAGAGGACTTTTATTCAACTCGAGAACTTATTGCAACGTTTGCACAAACTGTAAGCTGTGGAGGTAATATGCTTATGAACGTTGGACCAACAAGTTATGGGACTATACAACCAGTTTATGAAGAAAGACTTCTACAGTTTGGAAAATGGATGAAAATAAATGGTGAAGCTATCTATAGTTCAAAACCGTGGACAGTTCAACAAGACAATGCCACTCAGGCATGTTGGTATACAATGAAAAAGACGGAAACAGCAACAAATGTTTATGCGATTATACTGGATTGGCCAGAtacaaattatttgtatttaaaggcACCTATCACCAGTAGCAGCACATTGATAACAATGTTAGGGTATCAAGATTATAACTTTAGTTATTCAAAAGTGCAGCCGTCTGGTGTGAATATAACATTGCCAAATATATCTTTTGCAAAGATACCAAGCACTGATGCTTGGGTTTTTAAGATGACTGATATAGCGAATTAG